GTGAAATAGGTCTGGGTCTCTGGGAGGCAGCTGAGTTTTACCAGATAGGATTTACTCACAGATTTCTTGTGAGTTCTTCGTATAAAAGGATGGTTTCTTGTgaagttttcttctccttctctgTAACTTATTTCTTCCTCCAGTTTAGCCACCGTGTTTCTCGTTCTCGTGTCTGTAGAGTTAGAGTTTGCTGAGAGTGATCCATGCAGGCTGTATGCAACTGTGAAAATGATGTAGATTATCAACTGTGCTAGACTGCTAGTGCCATTATTGCGATGTTTTGAAATTCTGGCGTTAATTTCACATTCATCCCTTCTAGGCCCCTGTTGGAACTTGGAACAGAACATTGCCTCGGTTCGAACATGAACTGATAATTGAACATTGTCTGGAGTATGAAAATTCAGAGTTTCGTCTAGGATGGGATTGTGGCGCTGAGCATTAAGATACAGCTTTTGCTTAGCATGCTTGCCATTTGacgattttttttaaataatacgaattaATTATTTAATTCGAGGACTACCACGCGTTTTCAAATAATTACAAAACTGTGACTCGGTCGGAGTGGGGCAGGCCGATCGGACTGGGGCGGGCCGATCGGACCGTAGCAGGCCGATTGCAGGTGCCTGCTGCGGCCGCCCAGCCGACAGCACCCTGTCGGTCAGCAGCAGTCCGATCGGACCGTAGCAGGCCGACTGCATGGCGCGGCGCAGACGCTCGGCAGACGCCCCGCTCCTTTCCTTTCGACGCGCGGCGCAGACGCTCCTTTCCACGCGCAGGCGCAGAGTCGGGCCGGCCTTTCCACACGAAGCAAAATACACCCATGCAAAGAATCGGGTATCAGCAGGCCAGTTGGTTTGTAGCAGGCCAATTGGTCTCTAGCTATCCAGTTGGTCAGCTATCGACCAACGAGACCGCAGTCTGGACGGAGACCGCAGCCGACTCCCAGTCGGTTTGCTGCTGTCCGATCGGCCCGCTGCAGGCCAACCGAGTCACACTATTGGAAATTTTTGAAAACGCGTGATAGTCCTAAAATTAAAtaattaatttgtattattttaaaaaaattcgCCTTGCCATTTCCGCTGAAATAATATCGTTTCTGTACTGCAGGTCTGCAGCTAATCTGTGCGCACCCATCAGCCTGTTGCACGAATCTCGTGACAATCTCATTACCCTAGTCTCCTCCCGGGCCCCACTTCCCAGCCGCACAGGTACGCTCTTCTCCCCCATTCACATCCCCGTCCCCTGCGCTCGTgatctcggcggcggcggcggcggctttcCCACGGTGAGTTTTCTGGGTAGGCTGCATCCTGACTCCATCTGTTGATTCTGCTATGGATTGTTGATTGTCTTTTCATTGTAACTAGAGATCCCGTTAGAGGCTTAGGGCTCACCCAACCCACCCCTCTTCCGCCGCCTCTCCTCGTCTTTAACCCTCACACGCCGCCCTACATCGCCGTCGTTACCTGCAACCGTAGCACCATCTGCTGCGCCGTCTTCGGCTAATTATGTCGCTGACCAAGGGATATCCTTGCGGGGAAGGGGGCGATTCCATTTAGCATAGATTTCTTTGTGAAATTCTGAGTGTTTGAGTGTTGTTGATGTAGGTAATGGTCGCAGAGTAGATGACTAGTTTGAATTGAGGTTTCGTTGATGCGTTTAATGCCTTTAGAATACAAGTACAGCTAATGAAACTATCAGGGTAACATGGACTGTTTTTATTGACACTTACAGTTAGATTCAACCAGTTTTCGTCCCTAGCAACTGTTTGTTCATCTGTGTTCCTGTTCTGTATAATATATCTTAAAGTAATTGACTAACTTCATGATCCACTACTAGGACTCAGCTTGCCCGAGATCTTCTTATCATTCTTAAAGCTACTAGCTGCCCACTGTTCTTGTTTCTCCTAGCCTTCTTGCCTAAATGCATGATCATATTCTTTTGCTAGATCCCAGAAATGCTAATGCTGCATAATCTGAGTTTACTGATGGTGTTTATCTTAGTGTTCTTTGTACCAGTAATTGTTAATTTGGTAGATATGACCATCAGTTGACCACTGTAAGCATATTTCTGTTTGGTATAGGTTACGATGTAGTGTGCAGAATAGAACTTGAATTTCCTAGCCTTCTTGCCTAAATGCATGATGGTATTCTTTTGCTGGATCCCAGAAATGCTAATGCTGGATAATCTGAGTTTACTAAAGGTGTTTCATGTTAGCGTTCTTTGTACCAGTAATTGTTAATTTGGTAGATATGACCATCAATTGACCACTGTAAGCATACTTATGTTCGGTATAGGTTACGATGTAGTGTGCTGGagagaatttgaatttgaatgtgATTTACAATAGCTTATAAAACAAGGTAGCTAGGAAGTGATATATGCGAACACATATCACCAATGTGAACCTTCTTTGGAGCATTTCTTATGTATTAAGTTTTGTAGTCTCCAGATCTGTCACAGAGATTCCGCTTGCTTTGCTATTTTCTCTATGCTTCTTGTGTCTGTTCTTAATGTCTTAGAACCCTGGATTTTACTCCCCTGATCTTTTTTTATGTTTATCCCATTTTCAGGTTATTCTGCAGCACGTTCAAAATCGTTAAATGGGGAAGGCAAAGCGTGCATCAATTTTTATCAGGCTCGTTTCAGCAGCCGGAACTGGATTTTTCTACGTGAAGCGCAAGAATCCTCGACGGATCACAGAGAAGCTTGAGTTCAGGAAGTATGATCCACGTGTAAACAAGCATGTTCTGTTTACAGAAGCGAAGATGAAGTGAGAGCAGTCTTTCTTCGGTGCCCAGACCTCTGTACCGTTCACTTTGGTCTGAAGACAATGCTACATTTATTACCTTGATATAGGTTCTAGAATGTGATCTTTCATGTACACAACCCTAATGTTCATGTGTTTTATCTTGCTGGCAGAAATACAGCATGAATTTTCACTTGTCTGCTCCTGCTAGTTTATTTCATTACTGAATTGAGCTGCAAGCCTGCAAAATTATTGCCCCGTTTTAGTGTTTGTAATGTGTGAGGTGAATGCATGTCTTGGAAACTTAGCAACCACAGATGAATCAATAGAGTGTTTGAACCGCCAAGATAAAtgagtttttctttcttttccttcTCAACGCTTGGAAACATATAGGCTGTCTCCACAATCGTGTAACTAAACATGctattcaacatagcaaacttgGTTCAGAGTGAACTTATTTTGCAATTACAGATAATGTTTCGTGACTCATGTCTGAACTCTGAACGGTGGGGATCTGTTTGTTTTCTGTGCATGACATTATATATCGGCAAGAAATCATCCATCGTGTTAAAAGAAATAAACAAAACATGCAATCTTTGAACATCATCTTCAAAATTAGCATGACAAGAAGCTACTTTTCAATTCTGAAGTGTCAGGTACTAACTGTCAATGTCGTCAGACATATGAAACTTCTCCATCACTCTGATGCTACCTGCATCAACCAGCTGTGCAAGCACAT
This Lolium perenne isolate Kyuss_39 chromosome 1, Kyuss_2.0, whole genome shotgun sequence DNA region includes the following protein-coding sequences:
- the LOC127327199 gene encoding uncharacterized protein yields the protein MGKAKRASIFIRLVSAAGTGFFYVKRKNPRRITEKLEFRKYDPRVNKHVLFTEAKMK